From a region of the Synchiropus splendidus isolate RoL2022-P1 chromosome 12, RoL_Sspl_1.0, whole genome shotgun sequence genome:
- the fam110d gene encoding protein FAM110B, producing MKPLTPIGSPSPLRLLNKGPEYLRRQIDGGGHGRSISAVERLEADKAKYVKSQQVINTKQEPILVPCATPPPLPRRAIALPESLSPPLSPLHSSDTHFSSLSCTYTSRDENENDDSRKENRRTSVDVEAHNRSNMRNVLPPTPRTPGLNALVAPHSAPVLRRSTGKRMLRPDSLVIYRQKKECKSPSTSGVGENNNMELRGYSFVRRLFQGSMREKSSGGDSKIQKMVIGEEKATSRDGDSRMSWTNDKDTTDGESRRSSRTDQERNIGSPGSIPSPGLSCTSDHARDKPLKTVSNAMTNCNHSSVDENDPWRRASPPPSPRRKFGELRRSKSDLQLHSSEAILEQEHFFDFCGLDMDMIERLGKENFLSGASSIDTLSLALRSVEEDVCDGSEPSEFSRHSGDGLFQEELADQVPTGVSIIERNARVIKWLYGCKNAAREGPKESTV from the coding sequence ATGAAACCTCTGACGCCAATTGGATCCCCGTCCCCTCTGAGGCTCCTCAATAAAGGCCCGGAGTACCTTCGCAGACAGATCGACGGTGGAGGACATGGTCGCTCGATTAGTGCTGTGGAGCGTCTGGAGGCAGATAAAGCCAAATATGTCAAGAGCCAGCAGGTCATAAACACCAAGCAGGAGCCTATCCTGGTGCCATGTGCCACCCCGCCACCTCTACCACGACGAGCCATCGCCCTCCCAGAAAGCTTGAGCCCGCCACTGTCCCCTCTCCACTCATCCGACACCCACTTCTCCTCGCTGTCTTGCACTTATACCTCAAGAGACGAGAACGAGAACGATGATTCCAGAAAGGAGAACCGCAGGACTTCGGTCGACGTTGAGGCCCACAACAGGAGCAACATGAGAAACGTCTTGCCCCCCACCCCAAGGACACCGGGCCTGAACGCCTTAGTTGCACCACACAGTGCCCCAGTTCTCAGAAGAAGCACTGGCAAGCGTATGCTGCGGCCCGACTCTTTGGTCATCTACCGTCAGAAGAAAGAGTGCAAGAGCCCCAGCACTTCAGGGGTGGGAGAGAACAACAACATGGAACTGAGGGGCTACAGTTTCGTCCGACGGCTGTTCCAAGGGTCCATGAGAGAGAAAAGCAGTGGGGGCGACAGCAAAATTCAGAAGATGGTCATTGGGGAAGAGAAAGCGACGTCACGAGACGGCGATTCACGTATGTCATGGACAAATGACAAAGATACGACAGATGGCGAGAGCAGGAGGTCCAGCAGGACGGACCAGGAACGCAACATTGGCTCCCCCGGGTCGATCCCGAGCCCGGGCTTGAGCTGTACATCTGATCACGCTAGAGATAAACCTTTAAAAACTGTTAGCAACGCCATGACAAATTGCAACCACTCAAGCGTAGACGAAAACGATCCATGGAGACGGGCATCACCACCACCTTCACCCAGAAGAAAGTTCGGAGAGCTGCGTCGATCCAAGTCAGACTTGCAACTTCACAGCTCTGAGGCGATTTTGGAGCAGGAACATTTCTTTGACTTTTGCGGGTTAGATATGGACATGATTGAACGTCTGGGCAAGGAGAACTTCCTCTCCGGGGCCAGTTCCATAGACACGCTCTCGCTGGCTCTACGCAGCGTTGAAGAGGACGTCTGCGACGGCTCGGAGCCCAGCGAGTTCTCCCGCCACTCCGGCGACGGCCTGTTTCAAGAGGAGCTGGCCGATCAGGTTCCCACCGGGGTGTCGATCATTGAGAGGAACGCTCGAGTCATCAAGTGGCTTTATGGGTGTAAAAATGCTGCTCGCGAAGGACCCAAAGAGTCCACTGTTTAG
- the LOC128768558 gene encoding uncharacterized protein C1orf232, which yields MNPMWKVYKSKVMKTLNPEYEEDTVEEVCDVAHGMTPVQEDDGPSAVTQLARKVQGAGTRSWVRLSALFNREDEHQLLEETESPPVADHPLAVKPEEPPRPNRRTGFWDSFAANWAKKQAEAAAAAAATNEGATVQGEEEAVQTAGEERHDGQVTEACEAAEEEEEEGGGGGRASSNNSFSKYVSLGGGSEEASFKWNFVTSKLAELKTKSMTKAN from the exons ATGAATCCAATGTGGAAAGTTTACAAGAGCAAAGTGATGAAGACTCTGAACCCTGAATACGAAGAGGACACAGTGgaagag GTCTGTGACGTCGCGCACGGTATGACTCCGGTGCAGGAGGACGATGGGCCCAGCGCGGTCACACAGTTGGCGCGAAAA GTGCAGGGGGCAGGAACCAGAAGTTGGGTCAGACTCTCCGCTCTGTTTAATAGAGAGGACGAGCATCAGCTCTTGGAGGAGACGGAGAGTCCACCAGTCGCTGACCA CCCACTTGCAGTGAAACCTGAGGAACCGCCGCGGCCCAACCGGCGCACGGGATTTTGGGATAGTTTTGCAGCAAACTGGGCCAAAAAGCAGGcggaagcagcagctgcagccgctGCTACCAACGAGGGCGCGACAGtccagggagaggaggaagcgGTGCAGACcgctggagaggagaggcacGACGGGCAGGTGACGGAGGCGTGTgaggcggcggaggaggaggaggaggaggggggcggaggaggaagagctaGCAGCAACAACAGCTTTTCCAAATATGTCTCCctgggaggaggaagtgaagaggcGTCCTTCAAATGGAACTTTGTGACCAGCAAACTGGCTGAGCTGAAGACCAAGAGCATGACCAAGGCTAACTGA